The following proteins come from a genomic window of Flavobacterium eburneipallidum:
- a CDS encoding DUF4350 domain-containing protein, with product MDRKIKIYIGFLVVLFIALVVNDYNKPKPIDWSPTYSLKDKIPYGMYVFDNEINSLLKHQKIDKINVTPYEYFDARYDYDTLVNDYKVNGTFLSISKNLITDEESTTEICSFVRYGNSAFISSETIPYALLDSLDLKIEREYIHSDSIYNWVANKKLGDKKYKITEGVNNNYFSKIDTLNTTVLGYQNGDSTKVNFIKIGYGEGTFYLHTQPVAFTNFHLLKSNHHEYAQKVLSYIPKGDVFWYTKDQDGSIISDSPFRYILSQPALKWAWYIFLMGMLVFILFNAKRKQRIVPIIKPLSNTTVDFTKTIGNLYFQEGDHNTIMDKKIIYFLEKIRNEYLIDTHKLDDDFIKKVQLKSRKDLDDIKNAISLINSYRKNNYPSIEEDLILLNKAIEKVIN from the coding sequence ATGGATAGAAAAATAAAGATATACATCGGTTTTTTGGTGGTGCTTTTTATAGCTCTTGTTGTCAATGATTATAACAAACCAAAACCTATTGATTGGTCACCAACTTATTCTTTGAAGGACAAAATCCCTTACGGAATGTACGTTTTTGATAACGAAATCAATTCGCTTTTGAAACATCAAAAAATAGACAAAATAAACGTAACACCTTACGAATATTTCGATGCCCGATACGATTATGACACTCTAGTAAACGATTATAAAGTAAACGGAACGTTTCTTTCTATCTCTAAAAATTTAATCACTGACGAAGAATCTACTACCGAAATTTGTTCGTTTGTTCGTTATGGAAATTCGGCTTTTATAAGCTCGGAAACAATTCCCTACGCATTATTGGATAGTTTAGATCTAAAAATAGAACGCGAATACATCCATTCAGACAGCATCTACAATTGGGTTGCCAACAAAAAATTAGGCGATAAAAAATACAAAATTACCGAAGGTGTAAACAACAATTATTTCTCGAAAATCGATACGCTGAACACAACAGTTTTAGGCTATCAAAATGGCGATAGCACCAAAGTTAACTTCATAAAAATAGGATATGGAGAAGGTACTTTCTATTTGCACACACAACCTGTGGCGTTTACCAATTTTCATTTACTGAAAAGCAATCATCATGAATATGCCCAAAAAGTCTTGTCCTATATTCCAAAAGGGGATGTTTTTTGGTACACCAAAGATCAAGATGGATCTATAATTTCCGATTCGCCATTCCGCTATATATTGAGTCAACCCGCCTTAAAATGGGCTTGGTATATTTTCCTGATGGGAATGCTTGTTTTCATTCTATTCAATGCCAAACGAAAACAAAGAATCGTTCCTATTATCAAACCTTTATCAAATACAACAGTCGATTTTACCAAAACCATTGGCAATTTGTATTTTCAAGAAGGCGATCACAACACTATTATGGATAAAAAAATCATCTATTTTCTGGAAAAAATCAGAAACGAATACCTGATTGACACCCACAAATTGGATGATGATTTTATCAAAAAAGTACAACTAAAATCCAGAAAGGATTTAGACGATATTAAAAACGCAATATCCTTAATCAATTCTTACCGAAAAAATAATTACCCAAGTATTGAAGAGGATTTGATTCTACTCAATAAAGCAATAGAAAAAGTTATTAATTAA
- a CDS encoding DUF4129 domain-containing protein → MISALIDLKLNPLNKFLLLLLLLFCFQLEAQDSLAVAKKEKIVFTQKDIAIDSTSIALKPFAKNFKKKYTDEAFIYEFKTPEKNAWDRFLEWLASIFKNLFRFTSDENAMDFVVILLKTIAVLIVIFVIYLIVKAFINKEGQWIFGKSSDKKIIHYDEIEKNLHLVDFEKLIQNSLQSGENRLTIRYYYLWLLKKMSENQIIVWDVEKTNSDYLYEIKNPTQKEEFEYLSYLYNYIWYGEFELDEKTFTKAKNAFEKAIKTLNNNG, encoded by the coding sequence ATGATTTCAGCATTAATTGATTTGAAACTTAACCCCTTGAATAAATTCCTTCTCCTTTTACTATTGCTCTTTTGTTTCCAATTGGAAGCCCAAGACTCATTGGCTGTAGCCAAAAAAGAAAAAATAGTGTTTACACAAAAAGACATCGCTATTGATTCGACTTCAATTGCGTTAAAACCTTTTGCCAAAAATTTCAAGAAAAAATACACCGACGAAGCATTTATCTACGAATTCAAAACTCCTGAAAAAAATGCTTGGGATCGGTTTTTAGAATGGTTAGCCAGCATTTTCAAAAACTTATTCCGTTTTACAAGTGACGAAAATGCCATGGATTTTGTGGTTATTCTGCTGAAAACAATCGCAGTTCTAATCGTTATTTTTGTGATTTATCTCATCGTCAAAGCTTTTATAAACAAAGAAGGACAATGGATTTTTGGAAAAAGTTCCGATAAAAAAATCATCCATTATGACGAAATCGAAAAAAACCTGCATTTGGTTGATTTTGAAAAACTCATTCAAAATAGTTTGCAATCTGGAGAAAACCGATTGACAATTCGTTACTATTATTTATGGTTGCTCAAGAAAATGTCCGAGAATCAAATTATTGTTTGGGATGTAGAAAAAACCAACTCGGATTATCTGTATGAAATAAAAAATCCAACTCAAAAAGAAGAATTCGAATACTTATCGTATTTGTACAATTACATTTGGTACGGCGAATTCGAATTGGATGAAAAAACGTTTACAAAAGCCAAAAACGCTTTCGAAAAAGCCATAAAAACACTGAACAACAATGGATAG
- a CDS encoding stage II sporulation protein M: MREIAFIKTNKDKWLEFEQAIFGKAKKNPDEMANLYIQLMSDLSYAQTYYAKSKTVVYLNYLASNIYQKIYKTKRTEKNRLVYFFKTEVPLLLFEYRRYLLYAFVLFFATVFLGVVSAKYDADFVRLILGDGYVNQTLENIKDGNPVAIYKSGSNWGSFIGITINNLKVGMTCYIAGIFGGIGTFYISTYNAIMLGSFQYFFYQQNVFWQSVRGIWIHGAMEIFGIVIETAAGYILGASILFPQTYSRMNSFKIGFKNSFKILLSTFPFTIAAGFLEGFITRYSIDMHNWLSTFIILFTLAIISFYYLIYPIIVHKKQLLSK, translated from the coding sequence ATGAGAGAAATTGCATTTATAAAAACAAATAAGGACAAGTGGCTTGAATTCGAACAAGCTATTTTTGGTAAAGCTAAAAAAAATCCTGATGAAATGGCAAATTTATACATTCAATTGATGAGTGATTTGTCGTATGCCCAAACTTATTATGCCAAAAGCAAAACAGTTGTTTACCTAAACTATTTAGCGTCAAATATTTACCAAAAAATTTATAAAACCAAACGAACCGAAAAGAACCGTTTGGTCTATTTCTTCAAAACCGAAGTTCCGCTGCTATTGTTTGAATATCGCAGGTATTTGCTCTATGCTTTTGTGCTGTTTTTTGCTACAGTTTTCTTGGGAGTGGTTTCAGCAAAATATGATGCCGATTTTGTTCGGTTGATTCTTGGCGATGGTTATGTGAATCAAACATTAGAAAACATCAAGGACGGAAATCCCGTGGCAATTTACAAATCGGGGAGCAATTGGGGAAGTTTTATTGGCATAACCATCAATAATCTAAAAGTGGGAATGACCTGTTATATTGCTGGAATTTTTGGTGGTATTGGCACTTTCTATATTTCGACCTACAATGCTATTATGTTGGGTTCGTTTCAATACTTTTTTTATCAGCAAAATGTTTTTTGGCAAAGTGTTCGTGGCATTTGGATTCACGGTGCAATGGAAATTTTTGGCATCGTTATCGAAACTGCAGCAGGATATATTTTAGGTGCTTCTATCTTATTTCCTCAAACCTATTCGAGAATGAATTCTTTTAAAATAGGATTCAAAAATAGTTTCAAAATTCTCTTAAGTACTTTTCCTTTTACCATTGCAGCAGGATTTCTCGAGGGTTTTATCACTCGTTATTCTATTGATATGCACAATTGGTTGAGTACCTTTATCATCCTATTTACTTTGGCAATTATATCGTTTTACTATTTAATATATCCAATTATAGTGCACAAAAAACAACTACTTTCTAAATGA
- a CDS encoding RDD family protein — translation MSELSITTTQNVTINFQAASVGQRMAAGALDFLIKAAYVISVFYVFFNKLGVDRMLNSVDMWSRVAVIIMFFFPVMIYSVTLESILEGQTIGKKLMKIKVVKIDGYQGGFGDYLIRWIFRIIENNIMGGLIGLIAMATNKKVQRMGDMAAGTAVITLKSNISINNTILEEIGDAYKPTYPLVIKLSDNDMRIIKDTFLVAEKTDDDYTILKLSKKIENVTGITNQSGNPTDFIKTVLKDYNFYTQNM, via the coding sequence ATGTCAGAATTATCCATAACGACAACACAAAATGTTACAATAAATTTTCAAGCAGCTTCTGTAGGTCAACGAATGGCTGCTGGTGCTTTGGATTTTTTAATAAAAGCGGCTTATGTTATCAGTGTTTTTTACGTTTTTTTTAATAAGTTGGGAGTGGACAGAATGTTGAATTCTGTTGATATGTGGTCTAGAGTAGCGGTAATAATTATGTTTTTCTTCCCGGTTATGATTTATTCCGTCACTCTTGAAAGCATTTTAGAAGGACAAACCATTGGAAAAAAGTTAATGAAAATTAAAGTCGTAAAAATTGATGGTTACCAAGGTGGTTTTGGCGATTATCTTATTCGATGGATTTTCAGGATTATCGAAAACAATATTATGGGCGGATTAATAGGATTGATTGCCATGGCGACTAACAAAAAAGTCCAGCGAATGGGCGATATGGCAGCAGGAACGGCAGTTATTACACTCAAAAGCAATATATCTATCAACAATACTATTCTCGAAGAAATAGGTGATGCTTATAAACCGACTTATCCATTGGTTATCAAACTTTCCGATAACGATATGCGAATTATCAAAGATACTTTTCTTGTTGCCGAAAAAACAGATGATGATTATACGATTCTTAAATTGTCTAAGAAAATAGAAAACGTCACAGGAATTACGAATCAATCTGGCAATCCAACAGATTTTATAAAAACCGTTTTGAAAGATTATAATTTTTACACTCAAAATATGTGA
- a CDS encoding FemAB family protein: MKNHTIKRYQESDYHDWNAFIGKAKNATFLFHRDFMEYHNDRFQDYSLIVLEDKKWVAVLPANVVGNQVYSHQGLTYGGLVYNDKIGAASVEIILDTILEFLKQNDFQNFILKPIPDIYQLRSSNEIDYFLFQKKAELLKRSMNLAIDYSKPLQISKSKLKHFRRIAELDISIEETEDCTSFWNEILIPRLNEKYESNPVHSLEEINQLKLNFPENIKQFNAYFEGEIVAGITLFYSQQVVKSQYGATSLKGESIRALDFLFITLIEKYATDYSFFDMGIVDANDSYNKGLLKQKEELGCAVYLQDVYKITIV; this comes from the coding sequence GTGAAGAATCATACCATAAAACGATACCAAGAAAGTGATTATCATGATTGGAATGCCTTTATCGGCAAAGCCAAAAATGCTACATTCCTCTTTCATCGTGATTTTATGGAATATCATAACGATCGATTTCAGGATTATTCCCTAATTGTTTTGGAGGACAAAAAATGGGTGGCGGTTCTTCCTGCCAATGTTGTTGGGAATCAAGTTTACTCGCATCAAGGGTTGACTTATGGTGGATTGGTTTACAATGATAAAATCGGTGCGGCATCTGTTGAAATTATTTTGGATACAATTCTCGAATTTTTGAAACAAAATGACTTTCAAAATTTCATATTAAAACCCATTCCTGATATTTACCAATTGCGATCTTCTAATGAAATAGATTATTTTTTGTTTCAGAAGAAAGCCGAGTTGCTAAAACGAAGTATGAATTTAGCGATCGATTATAGCAAACCACTTCAAATTTCAAAAAGTAAACTAAAACATTTTAGAAGAATTGCTGAATTGGATATTTCGATTGAAGAAACAGAAGATTGTACCTCTTTTTGGAACGAAATTTTGATTCCTAGATTGAATGAAAAATACGAATCAAATCCGGTTCATTCCTTGGAAGAAATAAATCAGTTGAAATTAAATTTTCCTGAAAATATAAAACAATTTAACGCTTATTTTGAAGGTGAAATTGTAGCAGGAATTACACTTTTTTATTCTCAACAAGTGGTGAAGTCGCAATATGGAGCCACTTCACTCAAGGGAGAAAGTATCAGGGCTTTGGATTTTTTGTTTATTACTTTGATTGAAAAATATGCTACTGACTATTCTTTTTTTGATATGGGAATTGTTGACGCTAATGATTCGTATAATAAAGGCTTACTGAAACAGAAAGAAGAATTGGGTTGTGCTGTATATCTTCAGGATGTTTATAAAATTACCATAGTATGA